The Medicago truncatula cultivar Jemalong A17 chromosome 4, MtrunA17r5.0-ANR, whole genome shotgun sequence genome includes a region encoding these proteins:
- the LOC11415395 gene encoding DUF21 domain-containing protein At2g14520, translating to MAVEYTCCESEFFIHILVIIFLVVFAGLMSGLTLGLMSLSLVDLEVLAKSGTPNDRKHAVKILPVVRNQHLLLCTLLICNAAAMEALPIFLDSLVTAWGAILISVTLILLFGEIIPQSVCSRYGLAIGASVTPFVRVLVWICYPVAFPISKLLDYLLGHRNEALFRRAELKTLVDLHGNEAGKGGELTHDETTIIAGALELSEKTASDAMTPISETFAIDINSKLDRELMTEILEKGHSRVPVYYEQSTNIIGLILIKNLLTIHPEDESPVKSVTIRRIPRVPESMPLYDILNEFQKGHSHMAVVVRQCDKTKQPSSKNDSNDSVKEVKVDIDGEKPLQEKVLKPKIPIQKWKSFPNTNKSNRGGSRSRKWSKNMYSDILEIDGSPLPNIPEEEEAVGIITMEDVIEELLQEEIFDETDHHFEDS from the exons ATGGCGGTGGAATACACTTGCTGCGAATCGGAGTTCTTCATCCACATATTGGTTATCATCTTCTTGGTAGTCTTCGCTGGTTTAATGTCCGGACTCACCTTAGGTCTCATGTCTCTCAGTCTCGTTGATCTTGAAGTTCTTGCTAAGTCTGGTACTCCGAACGATCGTAAACACGCCG TCAAGATATTACCTGTTGTGAGAAATCAGCATTTATTGCTTTGTACTTTGCTGATTTGCAATGCCGCCGCCATGGAG GCACTTCCTATTTTTCTTGATAGTCTTGTTACTGCTTGGGGTGCTATTCTGATTTCAGTCACGTTGATTCTTCTCTTCGGTGAG ATTATACCCCAATCAGTTTGTTCTCGATATGGTTTGGCCATTGGTGCATCAGTCACTCCTTTTGTCCGCGTGCTTGTATGGATATGTTATCCAGTTGCTTTTCCAATTAGCAAG TTGTTGGACTATTTGCTGGGTCATCGAAATGAAGCCCTTTTCCGCAGAGCCGAGTTGAAAACACTAGTAGATTTGCATGGTAATGAG GCTGGAAAAGGTGGGGAACTGACACATGATGAAACAACAATAATTGCTGGGGCACTTGAACTCAGTGAGAAGACAGCCAGTGATGCTATGACTCCTATATCTGAAACATTTGCTATTGATATTAATTCGAAGCTTGATAG GGAACTGATGACTGAAATATTGGAGAAAGGACATAGCAGAGTCCCAGTCTATTATGAGCAGTCTACTAACATTATTGGACTAATACTG ATCAAGAACTTGTTGACTATTCATCCAGAAGATGAATCACCTGTGAAGAGTGTAACCATACGCAGGATTCCAAG GGTTCCAGAAAGTATGCCGCTGTATGACATTTTGAATGAGTTTCAGAAGGGGCATAGTCACATGGCCGTTGTTGTACGACAATGCGATAAAACCAAGCAACCATCTTCCAAAAATGATTCAAATG ATTCTGTGAAAGAGGTGAAGGTGGATATTGATGGTGAAAAGCCTCTCCAAGAGAAAGTCTTGAAACCCAAGATACCAATCCAAAAGTGGAAAAGCTTTCCAAATACTAACAAGTCGAATAGGGGTGGTTCTCGGAGCAGAAAATGGTCTAAAAATATGTACTCAGATATTTTAGAGATAGATGGTAGTCCCCTTCCAAATATccctgaagaagaagaagctgtTGGAATAATTACCATGGAAGATGTTATTGAAGAGCTTTTACAG GAGGAGATATTTGATGAGACAGATCATCATTTTGAAGACTCATGA
- the LOC11416415 gene encoding LL-diaminopimelate aminotransferase, chloroplastic, translating to MSITQNLTISISSSSSSFLSPSSFNSRSQVSLPVKSVSICKCVATPQEAETAYKTRVSRNENLGKLQAGYLFPEIARRRSAHLLKYPDAKIISLGIGDTTEPIPEVITSALAKKSHALSTLEGYSGYGAEQGEKPLRSAIASTFYPDLGIEDDDIFVSDGAKCDISRLQIVFGSNVKMAVQDPSYPAYVDSSVIMGQTGLYQKDVQKFANIEYMRCNPENGFFPDLSSLSRPDIIFFCSPNNPTGAAATREQLVQLVQFAKDNGSIIVYDSAYAMYISGDNPRSIFEIPGAKEVAIETSSFSKYAGFTGVRLGWTVIPKQLLFSDGFPVAKDFNRIVCTCFNGASNISQAGGLACLSPEGLKAMRGVIGFYKENTNIIVDTFDSLGFKVYGGKSAPYVWVHFPGQNSWDVFSEILEKTHVVTTPGSGFGPGGEGFVRVSAFGHRENVLEACRRFKQLYK from the exons ATGTCAATAACCCAAAACCTCACCATTTCaatctcttcttcttcatcttctttcttatCTCCTTCCAGTTTCAATTCCAG GAGTCAGGTTTCATTGCCTGTGAAGAGTGTCAGCATTTGTAAATGCGTTGCTACACCCCAAGAAGCTGAAACTG CCTACAAGACAAGGGTCTCTCGCAATGAAAATTTGGGTAAACTTCAAGCTGGCTATCTCTTTCCCGAG ATTGCTAGAAGAAGGTCTGCACACTTGCTGAAGTACCCTGATGCAAAAATAATAAGCCTTGGGATTGGTGATACTACTGAACCCATTCCTGAAGTCATAACTTCTGCATTAGCAAAG aAATCACATGCATTGTCAACCTTAGAAGGATATAGTGGTTATGGAGCTGAACAGGGTGAAAAG CCATTAAGAAGTGCAATTGCATCAACATTTTACCCCGATCTTGGCATAGAAGATGATGATATATTTGTCTCAGATGGAGCAAAGTGTGATATATCTCGTCTCCAG ATTGTCTTCGGTTCGAATGTGAAAATGGCTGTGCAGGATCCATCCTACCCG GCCTATGTCGACTCGAGTGTAATTATGGGCCAGACTGGTCTCTACCAAAAGGATGTTCAAAAGTTTGCGAACATTGAATACATGAGGTGTAATCCAGAAAATGGTTTCTTTCCTGATTTGTCCTCGCTTTCTCGGCCAGATATTATTTTCTTCTGTTCTCCAAACAATCCTACTGGTGCTGCAGCAACAAGGGAGCAACTGGTCCAACTAGTTCAGTTTGCTAAGGACAATGGATCTATAATAGTATATGATTCAGCATATGCTATGTATATTTCTGGCGACAACCCACGCTCCATCTTTGAAATTCCCGGAGCCAAAGAG GTTGCCATTGAAACTTCATCATTTAGCAAGTATGCTGGGTTCACTGGAGTTCGACTGGGTTGGACTGTGATTCCAAAGCAGTTACTGTTTTCTGATGGATTTCCCGTGGCCAAGGACTTCAACCGTATTGTATGTACTTGTTTCAATGGTGCATCAAATATTTCCCAGGCTGGTGGTCTCGCCTGCCTTTCACCAGAAGGCCTTaag GCTATGCGCGGGGTTATTGGATTCTACaaagaaaatactaacataatAGTGGATACATTTGATTCTCTCGGGTTTAAAGTGTatggggggaaaagtgcaccaTACGTGTGGGTCCACTTCCCAGGCCAAAATTCATGGGATGTATTCAGTGAGATTCTTGAGAAGACACATGTGGTTACAACACCTGGGAGTGGTTTTGGACCTGGTGGTGAAGGTTTTGTCAGGGTCAGTGCCTTTGGTCACAGGGAAAATGTCTTGGAGGCCTGCAGAAGATTCAAGCAGCTATACAAGTGA
- the LOC112421329 gene encoding uncharacterized protein, whose amino-acid sequence MEDHNFVVGQEFPDVKAFRNAIKEAAIAQHFELRIIKSDLIRYFAKCASEGCPWRIRAVKLPNASTFTIRSLEGTHTCGRNALNGHHQASVDWIVSFIEERLRDNINYKPKDILHDIHKQYGITIPYKQAWRAKERGLAAIYGSSEEGFYLLPSFCEEIKKTNPGSVAEVFTTGADSRFQRLFISFYASIHGFVNGCLPIVALGGIQLKSKYLSTFLSATSFDADGGLFPLAFAVVDVENDESWTWFLSELHNALEVNTECMPQIIFLSDGQKGIVDAIRRKFPRSSHAFCMRHLSENIGKEFKNSRLIHLLWSAAYATTINAFREKMAEIEEVSPNASMWLQHFHPSQWALVYFEGTRYGHLSSNIEEFNKWILEAQELPIIQVIERIQSKLKTEFDDRRLKSSSWCSVLTPSSERRMVEAINRASTYQVLKSDEVEFEVISADRSDIVNIGSHSCSCRDWQLYGIPCSHAVAALISSRKDVYAYTAKCFTVASYRDTYAEVLHPVPGKLEWRTDESALDNDIAVVRPPKFRRPPGRPEKKRICVEDHNRDKHTVHCSRCNQTGHYKTTCKAEMISSIEQF is encoded by the coding sequence ATGGAAGACCACAATTTTGTTGTTGGTCAAGAATTCCCTGATGTGAAAGCATTTCGGAATGCTATTAAAGAAGCTGCTATTGCACAACATTTTGAGCTTCGTATTATTAAAAGTGACTTGATTCGATACTTTGCTAAGTGTGCCTCTGAGGGCTGTCCATGGCGGATTCGTGCTGTCAAGCTCCCCAATGCTTCAACGTTTACCATAAGAAGTCTTGAAGGGACTCATACTTGTGGGAGAAATGCACTCAATGGACACCACCAGGCTTCTGTTGATTGGATTGTGAGTTTCATTGAAGAAAGGTTACGTGATAACATCAATTATAAACCAAAAGATATTTTACATGACATCCATAAGCAATATGGTATAACTATACCATATAAGCAAGCTTGGCGTGCAAAGGAACGGGGCCTTGCCGCAATATATGGCTCTTCCGAAGAAGGATTTTACCTACTTCCTTCATTCTgtgaagaaataaagaaaacaaatccTGGAAGTGTTGCAGAGGTATTTACCACTGGTGCAGATAGCCGCTTTCAGAGACTCTTTATTTCCTTTTACGCATCAATTCATGGTTTTGTTAATGGCTGTTTGCCCATTGTTGCTCTTGGTGGAATCCAGCTGAAAAGCAAATACCTTAGCACATTTCTTTCAGCAACTTCTTTTGATGCTGATGGTGGGTTGTTTCCTCTTGCTTTCGCTGTTGTCGATGTAGAAAATGATGAAAGCTGGACATGGTTCCTGTCTGAGTTGCATAATGCACTAGAGGTGAATACCGAGTGCATGCCACAGATTATATTTTTATCAGATGGGCAAAAGGGTATTGTGGATGCAATAAGAAGGAAGTTCCCAAGATCTTCTCATGCATTCTGCATGCGCCACTTAAGTGAAAATATTGGCAAAGAGTTCAAGAACTCTAGGCTTATCCATCTTCTATGGAGTGCTGCATATGCTACTACAATTAACGCATTCAGAGAAAAAATGGCTGAAATAGAGGAGGTATCTCCCAATGCCAGCATGTGGTTACAACATTTTCATCCTTCCCAATGGGCCCTAGTATATTTTGAAGGGACAAGATATGGTCATTTATCCTCTAATATCGAAGAATTCAATAAATGGATTCTTGAAGCCCAGGAGTTGCCAATTATCCAGGTGATTGAGCGGATTCAAAGCAAACTTAAAACTGAGTTTGATGACAGGCGTTTGAAAAGCAGTTCGTGGTGTTCTGTGCTTACTCCATCTTCAGAGAGACGAATGGTTGAAGCCATTAATCGTGCATCCACATATCAAGTGCTTAAATCAGACGAGGTAGAGTTTGAGGTTATTTCAGCTGATCGATCTGATATCGTAAATATTGGCAGCCACAGCTGTTCCTGCCGTGATTGGCAACTGTATGGGATACCATGTTCCCACGCTGTTGCAGCCCTTATCTCATCTCGTAAGGATGTCTACGCATACACTGCAAAGTGTTTTACTGTTGCAAGTTACAGGGATACGTATGCAGAGGTGTTACACCCTGTCCCTGGAAAACTTGAATGGAGAACCGATGAATCTGCTTTGGATAATGATATCGCAGTTGTGCGGCCACCGAAATTTCGCCGACCTCCAGGAAGACCGGAAAAGAAACGAATTTGTGTGGAGGACCATAATCGTGACAAACATACAGTGCATTGCAGTCGGTGTAATCAAACTGGGCATTACAAGACAACTTGCAAAGCAGAGATGATTAGTAGTATAGAACAGTTTTAG